Below is a genomic region from Vibrio cortegadensis.
GGGCGCCATGGTGAATTAATCGAAGTTCGACGTAAGAAACGTAAAGGTGCGGGGCGCGCAAGTGGCAACTAACTTTCTTTCACGCTGGTCTCAACGAAAGCTGAGTAACAAAGAAGAACCTGTAGATAAAGTCGACCTTGATGTAGGTAATGAGGTTGTGCCTGATGCTCTGGGCATGAATGAAACGGATTCTGACCTTATAGCGACAGAGCTTAACACGATAACTACAGGCCCTAATACGTCCAAAGAGAGCGGTGTTAACGAAACTGGTTATCTAGAATCTGATCATCCTGAAACAGAAAGCTCGGGCGATGTTGTGGACGCTTCCGTTACGGATCTTCCCATAGCGGAGCTATTAACCACAGGTGCTGAAGCCAGTGTTAAGAAAGCGGCTCTGAGGAAACTTTTCCTGAGTGGTGAATTTAGTGAAGTCGATGCGTTGAATGATTACGATCATGATTACAAAGCCGTTAAAACGCTCTCAAAAGAGGTTGCTGAAACACTTAGAGGCTGGGCGAAAGAGATTATCGAAGATGATCCTGAGGATATAGACCAACCCCAAGAGACTGCGTTAAATGAAGAGGCGGATAATATCGCCAGTTCTGCAGAGTCCAATTCCAACGAAACTCATCAATATGCGACTGACACTGTAGTTGACGAACATCGAGTTGACGAACATCTCAATGATAATCAAGTAAAGCATAATCAAGATAGTATGAACAAATCACCACTTAATGAGAATAATTGCTAATAGAAACAATCACTAAATACCTCATTAGGGCTAGGACAAAATATACCATACAACAAATAGGTACATTTTGACTGATGAATCAATTGAAAGAGTGAGACAAATTGTCCCGCTCTTTTTTTTTGTTTGATGAAACTGAACTTTTAAGATGCAATTTATGTGTATCTACCTGTTATTTAATACAAAAGTAAAAATGGAACACTATTTGCTATACAAAGTCTATCGCATGAATACGTTCTTTGATGGAACCAAGCAATGTTAAAACAATTTTTACAACAAACAGAATCGGACAATGGAAAAGCAAGAGCCTTTGCTATTGAGAATACGGTTGAGTTAACCAACCTTATTCCACCGACGGTCAGTTATGAAAGTGGCGGTAATACGCTAATTATTGGTCCAACCGCTATCATTGTGAGTGCATCTGAACAGCTCTCTCAAATGAACTCTTTGACCCTTCTGTCTACTGATGGCGAGAGATCTGAGCATTCCAATCTTTATTTCGCTAATTCAATCGAACTAAGTGGATTCTTAGGCACATTTGAAGTCGTTATCGAAAATCATGGTGTTCGCTCTAATCTTGCAAAAATAGCCGTTCACAGTGACTGTTTTGATGTCGTTTTGGACCTATCTCTTAATGGTTGTATGACGGAAGAAGTTCCAGTCCCAGGCTATTACCCAGTAGGAAGAGGCTATCCGTCACTCGCTGAAGCGCTAGAAGAGATCCCAACGCTAATGGGGACCTTTGATAAGCCTAAGTACTTCCGTTTGGATACCGATCTTTGTGCGCACAGTTCACGTGGCGTCAAAGGGTGTGAGCGATGTGTTGATGCTTGCCCTGCAGGTGCTCTTTCTAGTGAAGGAAACGATAAGATTGGTCATAAGATCGAGATCAACCCTTATTTATGTCAAGGCGTGGGAACATGCGCGACAGCTTGTCCTACAGAAGCCATTCATTACGCACTTCCAAATCCTCAAGATACCCAAAAATTCATCGAACGTACGCTGCTTAATTACGAAGAGGCGGGCGGGCGAGATCCTATCGTGCTGATCTGTAGTGCTCGTCATGAAACTTATAATTTGATGGCGCTGAGAGTACTACCAGATAACGTTGTTCCAATTGTGGTTGAAGATTTGGCTTCTATCGGTATTGATACTTGGTTTGCAGCCTTGACCAATGGCGCGACTCAAGTCTTGTTTGCGGCGAGTAAGCACATGCCTCAAACCATTCAACGCGTACTGAATCATGAAGTCGGAATTGCTCAAGATCTTCTTGATCAGCTTGGTATCAACAAAGAGTGCGTTGATATCTTGTATCTGGAAACCCTAAGACATCAAACGCCATCACTACAAACTCTTCCTTTTGAACTTTGGATAGGAGAGTTAGAAGGGAATAAGCGAGAAAGGCTATTCACCGCACTTGATGCTTTAGCCAGTAATCGAATTCCGGTTGAAACCATTCAAGAGATGCCTTCAACAGCTCCATATGGTTCTGTTTCGTGTAGTGAGAAAGATTGCACACTGTGTATGGCGTGCGTTGCGGTTTGTCCTACAGCGGCTCTACATAATGATGGTCAATCTCCAAGCCTTAAATTCATCGAACAAGATTGTGTTCAGTGTGGCTTGTGTGAAAAAGCCTGTCCTGAAAAAGCATTGAGTTTAGAACCTCGTATGAACTGGGATAAAGAGACTCGCCAGTCTGCTATTTCACTTTATGACGAACCCGCAGCAGAGTGTTTACGCTGTCATAAGCCGTTTGCCCCGCAATCTATGATTACCATGTTACAAGACAAGTTACGTGGTCACTCTCATTTTTCTGATGCTGCCTCTCTTAACCGTATTGCGATGTGTGAAGATTGCCGTGTGGTTGATGTTTTTGAGTCGATGGCGGAAAAGCCTGAAGATCAACTGACTTACTAGAAGGGAATGAACGTGGAACTAGAACAAGATCAATCCTTAAGAATCGATATCTATCTGCTGATTGCGCAGTTATTAAGAGAATCACCAAGCCAAGATTTACTTCATTTCCTTACGGAGATTGAACTGAATCAAGGTACTCAGCCAATGGCTATCGCGTGGGCTAAATTGAAATCGGCGGCTCAAGCAGGTGATGTTTTCAAAATCGAAGAGGAGTTTCAAGATCTCTTCATTGGTGTTGGGCGCGGAGAAGTCGTTCCATTTGGTTCATGGCATATTGCTGGTGCATTAATGGAAAAGCCACTATCCGATCTCCGCCAAAGTTTAGCGGAACTTGGCTTTGAACGAAATGAGGATGTGAAAGAGCCAGAAGATCATATGGCAGCACTTTGTGAAGTGATGTCTCTATTGATCGAGTCTTCGAATGATGAACCTAAAGCTGCATTTGCGATTCAGAAGAAATTTTTCAACCAGCACATATCGCCTTGGTACCTGTCGTTAGTGAATCACATTCAACAATCAAAAAGTGCGGATTTCTATCTAGCTGTTGCCGCTTTAATTGAAGGTTACTTGAGCTTAGAACAAGTGAACTTTGCAGAAAACCCGATGAATAAAAGAAATAACTCAAAAATTGACGTGAAGAACGTTGTTGATTCAGCAACGAATTAACCAGAACTCCACATATTAAGCAAAAGAGATGCACAAGCATCCACTGATGCCAATTTGGCAAAGGACGCAATGTATGAAAGACAAAAACGAAGTAAACACCAGCCGACGAGATTTACTTAAAGGCATAACAACAGCGACAGTAGCAGGTGCTGTGATTGCTGGCACGACTAAAATCGCTGCGGCATCGGATACTGAACAACCTAAAGTTGAAGTTAAAACAGAAGGTTACAAAGAAACTCAACATATTCGTGATTATTACGACACGCTTTAGGAGCTAAATAATGAAATTAATGAAACGCTCCGATAGCGTATCAAAGGCTGAAAATCAGTTTGGTATTAGCCGCCGCGCATTTATGAAGAACTCTTCACTTGCTGCTGGTGGTGTAGCGGCTGGCGCTTGTATGTTTGCGCCGGGCATGATGAAAAAAGCGGAAGCAAAAACAGTAGATGCTGATGCTAAAACTGAGATAAAACGTACCATCTGTTCACACTGTTCTGTTGGCTGCGGTATCTACGCAGAAGTACAAAATGGCGTATGGACGGGTCAAGAACCCGCTTACGATCACCCATTTAACGCTGGTGGACACTGTGCGAAAGGTGCTGCGTTACGTGAACATGGTCATGGTGAACGCCGTCTTAAATACCCGATGAAGTTAGAAAACGGCAAATGGAAGAAGTTATCGTGGGATCAAGCGATCGAAGAGATCGGTGAGAAAGCGTTGCAGATTCGCAAAGAGTCTGGTCCTGATTCGGTTTATTGGCTAGGCAGTGCAAAACACAGCAATGAACAGGCCTACATGTTCCGTAAGATGGCATCGCTTTGGGGTACGAATAACGTCGATCACCAAGCGCGAATTTGTCACTCAACCACAGTTGCTGGTGTTGCCAACACTTGGGGTTACGGGGCAATGACAAACTCTTTCAATGATATGCATAACTGTAAGTCGATGCTATTCATTGGTTCAAACCCTGCAGAAGCTCATCCCGTTGCCATGCAGCACATCTTAATCGCTAAAGAGAAAAACAACTGTAAGATCGTAGTTGCTGATCCTCGCCGCACTCGTACCGCCGCTAAAGCGGATCATTACGTATCACTTCGTCCTGGTTCTGATGTTGCCTTTATTTGGGGCGTGCTATGGCATGTGTTTGAAAATAAATGGGAAGACAAAGAGTTCATTCGTCAGCGTGTATTCGGTATGGATGAAATTCGTGAAGAAGTGGCGAAATGGACACCAGAAGAGGTTGAACGCGTAACGGGCATTTCACGTGATGAAGTGTACCAAACGGCGAAACTGCTATCTGAAAACCGCCCTGGGTGTGTGGTTTGGTGTATGGGTGGTACTCAACATACAACGGGTAACAACAACACTCGTGCATACTGTATTCTTGAGCTTGCTCTTGGCAATATGGGTAAATCAGGTGGCGGTGCAAACATCTTCCGTGGTCACGATAACGTTCAAGGCGCAACAGATTTAGGCGTTTTGTCTCATACACTTCCGGGCTATTACGGCTTATCTGAAGGCGCGTGGAAACACTGGTCTAAAGTATGGGAACTTGATTACTCTTGGGTTCAAAACCAATTCGACCAAAATAAATATCGCGGTAAAAAACCAATGAACAACATGGGTATCCCTGTGTCTCGTTGGATTGATGGTGTATTAGAAAATAAAGATAATATCGAACAGAACGATAATATCCGCGCGATGTTCTATTGGGGTCATGCCGTTAACTCACAAACTCGCGGCGTCGAAATGAAAAAAGCGATGCAGAAGCTCGACATGATGGTCATTGTCGATCCATACCCAACCGTTGCGGCTGTCATGAATGACCGTACGGATGGCGTGTATCTGCTTCCTGCAACCACGCAATTTGAAACGTCGGGTTCAGTTACGGCTTCAAACCGTTCATTCCAATGGCGTGAGCAAGTGATACAGCCACTGTTTGAATCGAAGGTCGATCATGAAATCATGTACTTACTGACGAAGAAACTTGGCTTTTCTGATCAACTTTTCAAAAACGTTGCCGTGAACGGAAATATTCCCGTCATCGAAGACATCACTCGCGAATTCAACCGTGGTATGTGGACGATTGGTTACACAGGCCAAAGCCCTGAGCGAATCAAATCACACACTATGAACTGGCACACTTTCCATAAAACATCATTAGAAGCGGAAGGCGGCCCTGCGCACGGTGAAACCTATGGTCTTCCTTGGCCATGTTGGGGCACCCCTGAAATGAAGCACCCAGGTTCGCATATTCTTTATGATACATCGAAACCAGTAGCTCTTGGTGGTGGTAACTTCCGTGCTCGCTTTGGTGTTGAATTTGAAGGTAAAAACCTACTTGCAGAAGACAGCTTCTCAAAAGATTGTGAGCTTGAAGATGGATACCCAGAATTTAGCTCTAAACTGCTTAAACACCTAGGTTGGTGGGATGATCTCACTGAAGCAGAAAAAGCAGCCGCTGAAGGTAAAAACTGGAAAACGGACACATCTGGTGGTATCCAGCGCGTCGCGATTAAGCATGGTTGTATGCCTTACGGTAATGCTAAAGCTCGTGCGGTGGTTTGGACATTCCCAGATCGCGTTCCGTTGCACCGTGAGCCACTGTATACACCGCGCCGCGACCTAGTTGCTGATTACCCAACCTGGGATGACAGTGAATCGATCTACCGTCTACCTACGATGTACAAATCAATTCAAGATCAAGACAAGTCGAAAGAGTATCCGATCATTCTAACGTCTGGTCGTCTTGTTGAGTACGAAGGTGGTGGTGAAGAGACACGTTCAAACCCTTGGTTAGCGGAATTACAGCAAGAGATGTTCGTTGAAGTAAACCCGAAAGATGCCAATGACATTGGATTCAAAGATGGCGATATGGTTTGGGTTGAAGGCGCAGAAAAAGGACGTATTCATGTGAAAGCAATGGTGACTCGTAGAGTGAAACCTGGCTTAGCATTTTTGCCTTTCCATTTCGGCGGTAAATTCCAAGGTGAAGAGTTACGTGATAAGTACCCAGAAGGCACCGATCCTTATGTGATTGGTGAATCTGCAAACATCGCAACGACTTATGGTTATGACCCTGTAACGCAAATGCAGGAAACCAAAGTTACTCTCTGTAAAATTAGTAAAGCGTAGGAGTCATAAAGATGGCTAGAATGAAATTCCTTTGTGACACCAAGCGTTGTATCGAATGTAATGGCTGTGTCACAGCATGTAAAAATGAAAATGATGATGCTCTAGAGTGGGGCATTCAACGTCGACGTGTTGTCACTTTAAATGATGGCGAACCGGGAGAAAACTCAATCTCAGTGGCTTGTATGCACTGTACAGATGCTCCTTGTATGGCGGTTTGTCCTGCAGATTGCTTTGAGCACACTGAAGATGGCATCGTGCTGCATAATAAAGATTTATGCATCGGCTGTGGCTACTGCCTGTTTGCTTGCCCGTTTGGTGCACCACAATTTCCTAAGCAGTCTGCTTTTGGTGAGCGTGGAAAAATGGATAAATGTACTTTCTGTGCTGGCGGTCCTGAAACGGAAGCGGGTTCTGAAGAAGAGCGCAAAAAGTACGGTGCAAACCGTATCGCAGAAGGCAAACTGCCAATGTGTGCGTCACTTTGTTCAACTAAAGCTTTGATTGCGGGTGATGCAGAGAAAGTGTCTGAGATCTTCCGCCAACGTGTGGTAGAGCGCGGAGCAAAAGGCGCTGGCTGGACAAACGGCGAAGATCTTTCTTTTGATGCGACTAAGAGCTAATGATGACGGAGAGAGTTATGTTTCAACGTCTTAAACGTGCGACTCTCGTGATGCTGCCTTTATTGGCAGCATTCCTACTCGCGTTTAGTTTTCCTACGTCGGCACAAGAGCAGAGTGCATCTTCTGCTGAGAAAGAGATGACTCAGTTAGCGGGAGCAGATTTTTGGCGTCAAGTTAAAGATGGAGAAGTCGGGTATACCACCTCTCAATTTCCTGAGCATGGCATGCTTATCAGTACCCCGGGACAAACATGGTTCTTATTAAAAGAGAAATGGATGTCACCTGCTGGCGCAATCGCTATTTTTGGTAGCATTGCGATGGTCGTCTTGGCTTATATTGCTGTAGGGCCGTTAATGCTGAGCGCACCGAGAACAGGTAAGAAAATTAAGCGTTGGTCTCGTTTAGATCGTGCTTTGCACTGGAGTATGGCGTTTACTTTCTTAACGTTGGCTTTTAGTGGCTTGATGTTGGTTTACGGAAAACACTTCCTAAAACCCTATATCCCAACCGATTGGTGGGGAAACATCATCTATCTCGCTAAGCAGTATCATAACTATGTAGGTCCACTGTTCTTCATTCTACTGACTTGTATCTTATTGAAATGGTGGCGTAAGTCGCTATTCAACAAAACGGATATATCTTGGTTTATGAAGATGGGTGGCATGGTAGGGAAACATAAAGGAACCCATCCATCAGCAGGGTTCTCCAATGGTGGTGAAAAAGCGATCTATTGGTTGCTGATCGTATTTGGTGCAGTTGCGGCGGTCAGTGGACTAGTGCTCGACTTCCCAATTTTTGACCAAACTCGCCGAGATATGGAGCTATCGAATCTGGTTCATATGTTCTCTGCACTGATCTTGATTTGTGGTTTCATCTTCCATATCTATATCGGTTTATTTGGCATGGAAGGCGCACTAGAAGGTATGGTTACTGGTGAAGTCGATGAAACGTGGGCAAAAGAGCACCATGATCTTTGGTATGAAGAGGTGAAGTCGGCTCAACACTCAGAGAAGAGTGATTAGCAGATCTCTTTTATCAGTAACATCAACCAAGGTGGCTTAGTCATCTTGGTTGATAAAACGGCACTTGAATCAAGCTTACATAACGTTAATTAGTTCAGAGAGTAAATAGTTTCATGAACGCAACCAACAAAAATGGCATCTGGTTTGCCTATATAGCCAGCCTTTTAACCCCATTTACGTTTCTTATATCAGGCATTATAGCCATTGTTTACGCAGGCTATCGACTTGATAAAAACGAAGACGGTGACATGGTGAATTCCCATTATTATGGGCTGATCCGTAGCTTTTTCCTTTTTCTAACATTTTTTGTCGTGTTAATTGTAACTGTTGCGACATCGAACGGTGTGTTAGCTGGAATGAATGACTACTGGTATCAATCGACTTGGATTGACTCAATCGCTTACATCATTCCCTATATTGGCGCTGGATTCGCTGCAATGGCTATTGTGGTATGGATTTATCGCTTAATACAAGGGATGAGACAACTGAAACAAGGCATTCCGCATGCCCCTTCAACAGGGCCAAACTTATAAATTTCAAGAGCGGTATCGCCGCTCTTTATTTCAATATTCATATTTCCAAACTCAGATTTACAAACATTGAGATACTGTGTATATAAACAGGCAGCTTATCACTCAACCTGAAACTACCTCTTAGACCTTCGATTTACACCTAGTTAATAGAAAAAGTCCATCAGATAAAAACCATCACATAGTAATTACCGCTCTGACGATGATCGCTCATGCCAGTTGTTTTTCTATCGGCGTAAATTGATACGCCTTGTTTTAGGGCAACATCACCAAAATAGTGCATTATCCTTTATTTTATCCATTTGCTATACGATGAGACACTCTAACAAATCGTTTAACCCATTAAATATAAACAAGTTTTAATTTATATAGGATATGAGGGCTAACTGGAACACATTTTGCTGAACTCCATGCATTATTGAAATTCACTGTTTTGGTGAATGAGTAACAAAAAGCACAGGATTAGTGCAATATAAAAAATGGAGAGATAATAATGAGCCAAACCGTAAGTCAAGTGCATGGAGCCGTTCAAACCTTGACTCAAAGCTCAGACACGCTTTTTTTGCTTTTGGGGGCAATAATGGTGTTCTTAATGCACGCTGGATTTGCATTTTTGGAAGTGGGTACGGTACGTAAAAAGAACCAAGTGAATGCCTTAGTAAAAATTTTAGCTGATTTTGGAGTTTCCGCTATCGCGTATTTCTTTATTGGTTACTGGGTTGCCTACGGTGGACACTTTTTTGCCGATGCTGAGACGTTATCCCAAGGTAATGGCTATGAATTAGTTAAGTTCTTTTTCCTATTAACCTTTGCTGCCGCCATTCCTGCGATTGTTTCTGGAGGTATCGCGGAGCGGGCTCGATTCTACCCAATACTGATTGCCACTTTCTTTACTGTTGGACTGGTTTATCCATTGTTTGAAGGCATCATTTGGAATGGTAACTTTGGTATCCAAAACTGGTTTGAAGTGACATTCGGTTCAAGTTTTCATGATTTTGCAGGCTCAGTTGTCGTACATGGTGTAGGGGGCTGGATTGCTTTAGTCGCAGTCCTTTTTCTAGGGATGCGAAAAGGACGTGTAAGAGCAGGAAAACACACCAACTTTGCGCCATCCAATATCCCATTCTTAGCATTGGGAGCTTGGATATTGTGCGTGGGTTGGTTTGGATTCAATGTCATGTCGGCACAAACCTTAAATGGTATTAGTGGACTGGTCGCAATGAACTCATTGATGGCAATGGTAGGTGGCATTCTTGCTGCGTTAATTGCTGGGAAAAATGACCCAGGGTTTATCCATAATGGTCCCTTGGCTGGTTTAGTCGCAGTATGTGCAGGATCGGATTTGATGCATCCTCTCGGCGCGTTAATAACGGGTGCAATTGCCGGAACTCTATTTGTCTACTTGTTTACTTTCTTACAAAACAGAACCAAAATTGACGATGTACTCGGTGTATGGCCACTTCATGGTGTATGCGGAGCTTGGGGTGGTATCGCTGCGGGTATTTTCGGTCAGCAAGCTCTCGGAGGGCTTGGTGGTGTAAGCTTCACAGTTCAACTGCTTGGGACAGGATTCGGTATTATCGTTGCATTTGGAGGTGCTTTTATCGTCTACGGTGCTTTAGATAAAATGACAGGACTGCGATTATCAGAAGAGGATGAATTCAATGGCGCCGATCTTGCAATTCATAAGATTTCATCGATTAATGAAGATTAACTGTCTAGAACAGAAATAATCGCTTCTAAAGAGCGGCTTTCGGTCGCTCTTTGTAATTGGGTATCTCATCTAGAACATTGAGCTTGCTACCTGTTTCACATTTTAACTTATTAGCTTGTATTCTAAGACTATTGTCTAATCCTTATAACTATTGTTGATTTTTGAACAGTGCTAAGCTGATAAAAGGATCGAATAATGTATATAAGGATATCCCATGAACTTTCCATATAAAAATATTGTCATTCTAACTGGTGCTGGGATCTCAGCTGAGTCGGGGATCCAAACTTTCCGAGCTCAAGATGGCTTATGGGAGAACCACCGTATTGAAGATGTTGCCACCCCCGAAGGTTTTGAACGTAATCCGGACTTAGTTCAGGAATTCTATAATCAACGACGGGCTAAACTCCAATCTGACATTATAAAACCAAATCCAGCGCATCATGCTCTTGGCAAGCTTGAATCTGAACTGGATGGCAAAGTCACCATCATCACTCAAAACATTGACAATCTTCACGAGCGAGGCGGCAGCAAGAATGTCATTCATATGCACGGTGAGCTATTAAAAGCGCGATGCAGTGAATCTAATCAGGTGTTAGAGCATTCGGAAGATATTCTAACTGGTGAGCTATGCCATTGCTGTCAAATCCCGGCTCAAATGCGACCACATATTGTTTGGTTTGGTGAGATGCCACTGCGAATGGGCGATATATACTCAGCCTTAGAAGAAGCGGATCTGTTTGTCTCAATTGGCACGTCTGGTGTGGTTTATCCTGCCGCTGGATTTGTACATGATGCAAAAATGCATGGCGCACATACCATCGAAATCAACTTAGAGCCGAGTGCCGTTGAGAGTGAGTTTGAAGAGAAGCGATATGGTAAAGCGGGGCTGGAAGTACCTAAACTGGTCGAAGAGCTACTGCTCATGGGCGATGACACGGAATTAAGCGCCTAACAAATTATAATGCTCAGATACAAATAAAGCGGCCAACGCCGCTTTATTTTTTATATTAACTAAAGATATTTATCATTAGTTAAAGCCTGAGACTAGTTGAAGACTTAGTTGTCTACTTTTAATCTTTGGAAGTATTCATCATAGATAGCACTTGCTGCGCCAACTTCATCTTGCCAGACACCAGAATCCATAACTGATTGAGGTGGGAAGATGTTTTTATCTTCAGCAAACTCTTTTGGTAGTAGTGGGTAAGCAGTTTTAACTGGCGTTGGGTAACCAATCTCAAGTGCAATTTTCGCTGCATTTTCTGGGCGCAGTAAGAAGTTAATCATCTTATGTGCCGCTTCTACATTTTTTGCGCCAGCTGGGATCGCTAAGCTATCCATCCAGAAAATTGTGCCTTTTTCTGGCCAAATCATATCAATAGAAGCGCCTTCTTGGCGAGCCATGTAAGCAGATCCATTCCACAACATACCAAGTGATACTTCGCCCGCTAAATATGGGTTTGCAGGGAAATCAGAGTTGAAAACCAATACGTTTGGCATCAATTTGCGTAGTTCTTCGTACGCCGCTTTGATCTCGTCTGGGTTAGTTGTGTTAGGTGAGTAACCTAATTTACTAAGAGCAATATGGAAGACTTCACGTGAGTCATCCATCATCATTAGTTGACCTTCCCACTGATCATCCCAAAAATCGCCCCAGTTTTTAACGGAAGCACCATCTAGCATATCAGAGTTGATACCAATGCCTGTCGCGCCCCAAATATAAGGGATAGAGAAATTGTTCGCTGGGTCGAATGGCTTATCTAAATAGTTTTTATCAAGATCGTCAAAATGAGATAGTTTGGTCTTATCAATCTCTTGAAGCATGCTCTCTTTGCGCATTTTAGAGACAAAGTAAGTTGAAGGTACGACTAGATCGTAACCTGTACCTTGAGTCTTTAACTTCGCATACATGCTTTCATTCGATTCGTATGTCGAGTAAATGACTTTGATGCCCGTTTCTTTACTGAAATCTTCAAGCACTTCGGCTGGAATGTATTCAGACCAATTATAGAAATAAAGCTCTTGGTCAGCCGCGAATGAAGGGGTAGAGAGCAGAGTTGCAGCGCATAATGCACCAGCGTACAGTTTACTTTTCATTACTAATCCGTTCGTATTGTTAGAGAGCCCATAAGGGCAATGAATGGAAATTATTTATCGCGACAAAGTATATCAGCCCAAACGAAAAATAGGCAGCATAAGCCACCTATTTTAAAATAAATACAGTTTGAATTATTGGCCAGCTTTCAGTTTCAAGAAGTATTCTTCATATTTGATGGTTTTATCACCAACTGAATCTTGCCACTCAACTCTATCGAGATCATCTTGCGAAGGGAATAGGGCAGAAATGCCTTTGAATTTCTCATTCGATTCTGCAACCGCAGTTAAGTAACCGGTATCACGAGATATTTGTTCTGCTATGTCAGCTCTAAGCAGGAAATCAATCATCTTATGTGCCGCTTCTACATTCTTAGCCCCAGAACTTATGGCAAAGTTGTCAACCCAACCAATCCCACCTTCTTCAGGGAAGATCAGCTTTAACGGTAATCCCTCAGCTTGTGCCGCTGCCGCCGAGCCATTCCATAACATGCCTACACCTACGTCACCTAACATATACGGTGCTCCAGGGTTATCAGAATTGAAAACGAGCACGTTCGGCATCAATTTTCTCAACTCCTCATACGCTTCGTCGATTTGCTTTTCGTTTGTGCTGTTACCTG
It encodes:
- a CDS encoding ammonium transporter, which gives rise to MSQTVSQVHGAVQTLTQSSDTLFLLLGAIMVFLMHAGFAFLEVGTVRKKNQVNALVKILADFGVSAIAYFFIGYWVAYGGHFFADAETLSQGNGYELVKFFFLLTFAAAIPAIVSGGIAERARFYPILIATFFTVGLVYPLFEGIIWNGNFGIQNWFEVTFGSSFHDFAGSVVVHGVGGWIALVAVLFLGMRKGRVRAGKHTNFAPSNIPFLALGAWILCVGWFGFNVMSAQTLNGISGLVAMNSLMAMVGGILAALIAGKNDPGFIHNGPLAGLVAVCAGSDLMHPLGALITGAIAGTLFVYLFTFLQNRTKIDDVLGVWPLHGVCGAWGGIAAGIFGQQALGGLGGVSFTVQLLGTGFGIIVAFGGAFIVYGALDKMTGLRLSEEDEFNGADLAIHKISSINED
- the cobB gene encoding Sir2 family NAD+-dependent deacetylase, whose translation is MNFPYKNIVILTGAGISAESGIQTFRAQDGLWENHRIEDVATPEGFERNPDLVQEFYNQRRAKLQSDIIKPNPAHHALGKLESELDGKVTIITQNIDNLHERGGSKNVIHMHGELLKARCSESNQVLEHSEDILTGELCHCCQIPAQMRPHIVWFGEMPLRMGDIYSALEEADLFVSIGTSGVVYPAAGFVHDAKMHGAHTIEINLEPSAVESEFEEKRYGKAGLEVPKLVEELLLMGDDTELSA
- a CDS encoding extracellular solute-binding protein; amino-acid sequence: MKSKLYAGALCAATLLSTPSFAADQELYFYNWSEYIPAEVLEDFSKETGIKVIYSTYESNESMYAKLKTQGTGYDLVVPSTYFVSKMRKESMLQEIDKTKLSHFDDLDKNYLDKPFDPANNFSIPYIWGATGIGINSDMLDGASVKNWGDFWDDQWEGQLMMMDDSREVFHIALSKLGYSPNTTNPDEIKAAYEELRKLMPNVLVFNSDFPANPYLAGEVSLGMLWNGSAYMARQEGASIDMIWPEKGTIFWMDSLAIPAGAKNVEAAHKMINFLLRPENAAKIALEIGYPTPVKTAYPLLPKEFAEDKNIFPPQSVMDSGVWQDEVGAASAIYDEYFQRLKVDN